The DNA segment gcaaaaaacacatccaaacccaGTCCAAATCCTTCGCTCCATCCCAACAGCACCAATCCATTTCCAGCCGCACAGCCGCGCTTGCAACATTGTGCCCCTTTCTTGCCCTTTTCTCACGCACGCAGCAAGCTTCACCGGGTACGTAAAAGGACACCGATACGATACAATGATACATTGGCCCCTTCCGCCCAGCACTGCCGTGTGCGCACGAAGAGGTCGCAAATTTTTATTGAACACTCCAAGAGGTCGCAGTTCCATCgtctgcaacacacacacacacatacacgtacacaTAGCGTGAGCCCTGTGTGTGAGCGCAAGGCTGGCACCCCGTTTTATCCTACCCTACCGCTATCGCCCTTTCGGGTAACACATAACACCTATTGCCGGAACTTGCGACTAAACagtaataagaataataaaatcgacgtattttctctctctctctctctctctctcatcacTCCACTGCCCTTCCTCAACGTGCAAACGTACATTCGCTAGTGCTTGtttttctcttattttttCATCTCTTCTGACTGTCTGACTTGATGATCGTACAACGTTATATGCTAAATCACTCTACCTATACTACCACATATCTTTGGGGATCTTTGTTTTACATAAAATCGTTTCTTctgcttccgtttttttttctttgtttgtttgcgcttttcttcttcgcttcttgctatttattaattttcgtttttcttttcgctttaTCCTTGTTTTTGTCTGCCTTTCCACGGCTCGGCGAAGGATACTTGGggatgcagcagcaggctGGCAGCCTTCGCCCTTCGCCAGAATTGTCCGCTCGGTGGCAAAGATCCCTTCCGAAGGCACCATGGCAACAGCAGCGGCACCACAGGTGAGACGACGTTAAATCGATCTGCGAAGCACgtctttgtgtgtatgttgtgtatGCCATTCTGCCCTCTCGAGATGATCATTTCCATCCCATGCCCTATGTATCCTGCCCTATGCCAGCCACTCGTTtgggctttttttctctcctttttaGCTATAGCTTCACAAATCCTTTCATCCTCCCCACAGAGCTCACAGATGCTGTGAACTGTTTCTTCACCGTTCGTccctgtctgtctgtctgtgcgaatgtgtgcgtgtgtgcgtttttattGCGCAGCAGACCACGAGCATCGCACTTTATCATTATCCTCTCAACCGATCGCGAGAAAGATCCTGCTTCTGACCCCGAAAGTTGAACGACCCCTAGTCGCAAGTTGATGCGCACTTTCTtccctctgtctctctatctctctctatctttcatCCTTCGCACTGTTGGCAGCTTTTAGAATGCGTTTTGAAAGTGTCCCAGCTGACGGTACAGCTTCGGCACGTAGTCATCGAACTGGGCCTGGAAGAAGTTCCCCGCCACCGGCAGCCCCAGCTCGTACTTTTCCGAAAACTTGTGCGTGGAGAACTTGCCCCGACCCTGGGTGCTTCTGTTAAGgaagaatacacacacacacacgcacagggTCAGTGTTATGTTGGCACATCCACGAGGTCAACCCGGTCAACGAAAAATGTGTCCCGTACCTACCTGTTCGACAGCCGTGACTCCTTGTAGTAGATCCGCTCGTTCTGCCGGTACAGCAGAAACACGTACCGATGGAGGCCAGTTTTGCGGGGCGGCGCTGCGCCAATGTAATCCGACAGCGTGTCCCCCTTCGCCAGGTCCATGCCGGGTATGTTCACCACCAGCCAGTGGTGCCATTCGCGAAACTTGGGCGCCGTCCGGCTCGGCGCGTCCGGATCGGTCAGCACGAGCGCGTAGTAGGCGTCCGGTTCCGCCTCCGGCCAGGCCACCTCCGGCACGTGCTTCACCTCGGTCGGGGTGAGGATGTTGCCAAGGTTGACGCGCAGCCCGCCGGGATAGGTCACGTGCAGGAGGCTCTCGGGCGGGACCGGCACCACGTCCGGCACTATCTTGTGATTGCGCATATCGCGCACAAAGTCCGACATCCTGCCGGGGGCGAACGTTCGCGACGAACTGGTACTGGCGAACAACACCCAACTTCGGGCAGGAGCACCGGGTAACAGCACCGGAAGGTTTGTGGGAGCGGTAGGGCGGTGGGACCTGGTGCGTTGGGGGTAGAAAGAGAAACCCTTACCGCCCACGGTGCGCTAGTTTTGTGGGGCTGTGTTCTAGGTTTATAGGTCGTTTGGTGCTACtgctacaacaacaactactactgctactactactaccactactacaaCACGTCCAGAACTCGCAGCACTGTTGGAAAATCCAAGGCAAACACGCAAGCCTCTTTCGCCGACACTGTTCCGAACTATGGAAGAGAGGCGTCGTGTTTGTTCCAAGCGTTCAAGTTCCGACAAATTTCCATTTCCCAGCGAAAAAGTGTAGAAATGAACTGAATGCaattaattaaactttttcCTTCTCCCCCGTTCCCGCTCCGTTCAGTGCAAACATAAAGCGAGTGTCATTTGAGGCGCTGACAGCACCTTCCAACTTCCAAACTCCACTCCGGAAATCGTTGCTAATGACTCTTGGGGCGTCACACGCCCATCGGCGTGCATTGACCTGCAAATGCTGTTTGCCTAATTTTAATGACCTCATCGGTGCATCGTAAAAAAAGGGGAATcaaatgtccttttttttaagaatTACATTCAAGATATCCCCGGAAGGGAAAGCCCGATTGTGGCCACCGGAGCCTTTTCCCGTAGCACGCTGTGTGCACTTCGCACAGTCCCCGCTGCATTGCTTCCATGCCAACCGGGGGTGAAACAAAAGGGTGCGATGAAAGTGGGCTCCAGGcttctcctccccctcccccccaccctcACCCAAGGCGCATTTTTATGTTGGACCTGCCGCACTGCCcaaataacaataaacaaataactTCCAGCCCCGACGCCATCGCTGTCAAACGAGGCGGCTCCCGGTAGTGCCACGCCAAGGACTCGCGAACACATTCGCCCTTCCATTCGCACATGAGCGAAAGTGGAACCCCAATCCTTTCCATTTACTTTTGTTGCAAATGtgcgaaatgtgtgtgtgtgtgtgtctgtgtcatagtggggaaaaaaaaggaaacactcGAGCAAACACCGAAAGGTTCGTTTCTTCTTGCGAAGTACTTTTTttcgttatgtttttttattgtaacaCGGTGATTTTGTGCGGTGGATGGAACCGAAAAACAAGTTGTGTGTGGGGACATGGgggagcgcgtgtgtgtgagggtgtgAGAGGATACGGGAAAGGAACGCAACGGAAGGAAGCAAGGGGAACTGGGGAGGGGAGTTTAACGATTAACGAAGATCCtgcctcgttttttttgttgcacgcGTACTTCTACGCAGTGTCCGTAAAGGTGGCGTACAGCTCCGGGACGTAGTCGTCGTACTGGGCCTGGTAGAAGTTGCCGGCAACCGGGACGCCCAGCTCGTAATCCTTCACAAACTCGGCCGGATTCCACTTGCCACGGTTCGGGTTCCTGAGGGGCGTTTTTGTTGGAGTCGAGAAAGAACCAGTTACTGGAAGGACTTAAGAACATGCCACGCGCCAAACCTACCTGCTGCTGAGCACGGTTTCGTTAAACACAATGCGGGACGGCTGCTTGTAGACGAGGAACACGTACCGGTGCAGCCCGGTACCCTGCGGCGGTCCGGAACCGACGTAATCGGCCAGCACGTCGCCCGCATCGACGTCCGCGCCGGGGATGTTACCCACCAGCCAGTGTTTCCAGCTGCGCATCTCCGGATTGCTGCGCGACGGTGCATCCGGATCGGCCATCAGCAGCGTGTAGAGGGCGCTCGGCTCAACCTCCCAGCACAGCTTCGGGCGGGCCTTTACCTGGGTCGGCGTGAGCTGGTTGCCGAGCGACACTTCCACGTCCGACTGGGGGTAGGTGATCTTGATCGTTTGCTCCGGTGCGACGTCGATCAGATCCGGCACGATTTCGTTGCGCCCAAACGCTTCGGTTGTTGGGTTCGCCGCTTGACTGCGAACGGTCACCAGCGCAAGAACTGCACCGCACGCAACGGTCACACGGAGTAGCAgtgccatttttttatattttcactcgacctgtgtgtgtgtgtgtctttattCAGCTGAAAGAGCGATTCACGGCGACGTTACTGCTTCGCCGACGTTGACTCCGTTCGGAGCGAGTGCACAACAAAGACTGCGACTGCGGCCGTTCGTAGCGGGTCCCCCTAGTGTCCAGACGGCggagacagacagacagacagccGGACGGACGAACGGACAGCCAGTTCGTGGGACCCTTGCGATgggcgtttgtgtttgtgttcgtcTGCGTCTTAGAAGACGCTTCCCCTTCCTTGACGATGGCAGATCAAGCGCGATGTACGAGACGGGCTACAACGACAGCAGCAGACCCGTGGACCGGTTATGTAAAGCACCGTTCCAGATGCTCTTTTATATACCCACCAGCCATTTACAGCACACATAGACACTTTCAGACACGAGACGAGTCAGACGGTTTTGCTGGGGTTGCGCATCGATCCATCATGATCCCTTCGCGCCGCGCTACACTGCACCCCATCGTACGGGCTCTTCCACGATTTGCCTCACacaaaaactcacacacatgtATAGCTCATTTCCCGAAGTTTTTGTTTCCGGGCGATAGACAGACATTCCGAGCTCGATGATGATCGGGCttgctttgtgtttgtgtaatggTAATGctggttgatgatgatgttgctgcAGACGATGAAACCCCGATTGCACTGCCCTCAACCAGCACGTTCGCAAATCATATGTTTGCCCCACTCCCCCTGCCTGATGTGCACAACCCGCCCGACCATTGCATGCCTTTGCACGGGTTATCATTAGACAGATTTCGacgaatgtgtgtatgtggtgtgGTGCTACCTCGGACAGCGCATGATAATTGACTTTTAATGCCGGCCGGCTTCAAGCGGCAACTAATGTGAACGCGCTTTAGACACATTGTACAGATTGTAAATGATTGTTTGCATTAGCGAGCACTTTCAATGTGTAACCCTTCCTCCCACCGAAAGGGTGAATGAATTGGGTGCAGAACGAGGGGACTGTTTGATTGTCACGCTAGCTGCAAAACAGATTCGACACACCGAATGACAATTTTTGTACAGAACAAACACTGCTCTACCTGTGCTCGTTATATTGGAGGAGTCGATGGTACTGTTCGCTGATGCTAATAGCTCACTgcaggtttgtttgttttgcggtATACATGATTTGTGATAAATGTGAAGATTCAAGTGAATGTAAAGTGATAATTGTTCCCGAACAGTATGGACTTCCTATTTAGTTCAATTGTTTGGGAAATGCCGACGTCATTAATTATTTCGTAGCTTGTGCACAACATAGCaagaatatgtttttttttaactttatttaAGTGTTACGATCATATgtagttcacttcccataagaaagagtcaaggaagtgtcccaccactatgagaacccctggaaaactcTGCAATTCACATTTGGTGTTCGGTTTTGGTTGTGGCGCGCTACGCAGTGAGGTCTGTTGCTTGAGCAACTTGCCACGAAATTATGCATTTAAGTGGTAAACCATGTTGATCCTCAGCATACCGGTTGGTCCTTATAGACCTTCTATTTTTTGCTCGAAATTTACTCTCAGTCAATCACATTGCGAAAGATGTAGAACAGATAAATCCCAATGGATCTTCATGCACAACAGATGACCTATCGCAGACTAAATTAATGATCGCCATCGGATCGGTAacagggtttttgtttttaatgagTCCATTGACAGCCAACaacccttttttgttatttaagtGCTTGTGTGCGGTTcacattaacaaaaaaaaaaaacataagaactttaatgttaaaaaaggtTCGATTATCGATCTATCAGGAGCAATCgctattacagggtttcccacgatttattggttggttcccatcaatttttggtgggttcccatatttttttgtgcgttcccacgatttttggGTCGTTTCttagaattttttggtccaattgtattgatatccaatcggaaaataccaataaattatggtaACGAatcaaaaatctatgggatacgaccaaaaatcgtgggaacgcaccaaaaaatcatgggaactgaccaatacatcgtggaaaccctgtaactaaattaaataaaataatttgaaattaaataactATAAAATTAATGTAAGGGATGTTGTAAGGCTCTTCTTTGCAACAGATTGGAAGTAGGTAGAACGAACACTCAGTTAATCGATGAATCATACAACACACATACGATCGTTGTTAATCGATCGATCATTGGAAACCATTCCGATAGCGGATCTCAGCTATCATGAGGCACTGTATCTCGAGCTGGTCTGCCTGCTTAGCTTGTAAGAATGATAGATCCGATTGCCCCAGTTATACTTGTATTTGATGTTATTCAGTGGTTCAGTACGAGACTCAGAGGACTACCTACCACTACCAGTAGGATGTTTTGAAGATCATGTGTTTACAAGCATTGAACTCTCTAGAGAAATATTGGGGACATCTAGCAATGTCAGCACAACGTGCTCAACTGTCATCAGAtcaacaaagaagaagaaaaagaaaaagaagaagaagaagaagaagaagaagaagaagaagaagaagaagaagaagaagaagaagaagaagaagaagaagaagaagaagaagaagaagaagaagaagaagaagaagaagaagaagaagaagaagaagaagaagaagaagaaatgtcATCAACTAACAGAACAGAACTAACAACCTTAAGGTATTGTTTCCCTCGTACATCATTGtcgtttaatttaaaagaaatgttACTCATTCAATTTCTATCCGTTGTCTAATGCATGTATCCTACTTTGCCGCTGCCCTCCCAAATCGTCCTAAATGCCACGCGTACGCTAGCACGTAACACGAACCAGTTGCGTAGATATGCTGGCCCCTAACTACTACTCCCACTATCTCCATGTCATCTACGTTAGAACCTTTAAAATCGATCTCTACTACTTAGCTAACAGCTGCTCGTCGTCCCTATGCACTAGCTTACCAGTCGGTTACAACTGGCTGgctgtatatgtatatatgtaaaaagaaaactgcTACCTTGATTATTtcgctaaaaatagaaaacatcaTAATACACATAATGAAAGGACGGAAGCGAAACATACCACCTAATCTGGACGGTTGTGTTATACGGGAAGCTCCATCGCCGTGCAACCTTTTCGTATGCGGCAATGGATCGAAAGGGTCGTATCAGGGGGAAATGATAATTAGGAATAAAATTAACTAGCACTTTTACATCCTGCAGGCTTAAGTCTAATGCTTCAACGGGGGCCCTCTCTAACGGCCTTGCCATTACACACGCTTCCCGGAACGGCCCGTGCTCTTCTTTCGCATCAACGACTGGCAGTTCAGCAGGAAGACGAACATGGTAAGGGCGAAGAACACGATGCAGGTCAGCAGCAGTCCCAGCACGGTCGAGGTGTACATGTCGGCCGCATCCAGGACGTGATCGCGCGGCAGCAGCTGATGGTCGGCCAGCACGAAGGTACCGTTCGGTGGTGGACACGGCTGCTGCACGATAATCTCAGTGTACTGAACCTGGAATTGAGCGCAGAGGAGTGATGGTTTTAGTGAGCCGTTCGGCTCCTGTAGGACTAAAGTGATCCTGTTTTCGTACCTGTTTGTTTCGACACTGTTGCTGGCTGGTGATGCTCGCGAGCGTTTCCGCACTGTACTCGTTTTCGGTCAGCAGCGGTGTGAGCCATTTCTGCGGCGCTACCAGCTCCATCCAGCGCAGATAGTCGGGCACGTTGGCGACGTGCACGGCAAAGCCACCGACGGCGGCCATCGTCAGCAGGACGAGCGTGGTCACTATCGAGGCGGTCACGCCGCACGGCACCAGGTGAGCGATGAACAGCACTATCGTTTGTATGGCCATTAGATAGAGCAGCATGTAGCCTGTGAAGATGATCGGAGGTTGGTTAGGCAACGAACAGAGCATCGTATGCACTGCAGTGTCCACTTACCCATGTACAAATAGATGCCGGTATCGTTGTTGGTGGTGTAGGAGTATAGTCCGGCCATGCTGTGTGCGGGTAGCAGGTACGCCAGCCATATGCACAGGCTCGGCATCACGCTCAGCGTGCTCTGGATGATCATGTACAGAAAGCGACCGTACAGGCCTAGCTTGAGGTCCTTCTCCGCATGTCTACGATCCTCCTGTACGTCTCGTATCTGAAGAAGTAGTAGCGGCCAGAGTGCAACCATCATCATGCAATGGTGATAGCTGTGAGAATGAAAGATCTCATCGTTAGCGATCTTCTCCTTTTAAGAGATCCTATAAAGCCCACTCCACTCACCCAAGACGATCGTTCAGGTTCAGCTGGGGATCGGAAGCTGGAACATCCCAGAAGATACAGCCGATGAGGAGCGACAGAACGGCGGCAAGAATGAGCCGGCTAATCCAGGTCAGTAGCGATCCCGGCTGCTTGTACGTCATGTATCTGAAGAAAGAACATTTCATTGATTTGTGATTAGTTTCCCTCTTCGTCTACAGATCGTTCGACAAATGCCACCCTTACCTCTTGGCTAGGGCGTTGATTTGACTGAAGAAACCGGCACTGCGCGTCGGCTCGGGCAGATTAGCAACGGGTGCCGCTAGCGGTGGTTCCGAGTTGACGTGATCCCACGAGTTGGCGAGTGATTCGATGCGCGCGGACGACTCGAGCAATGCCGCCGCCGACAGATCGTCCAGGGTGACCAGATCCAGATAGTAGTCGGCGGGGTTCTTGAACGGCGGACACGGATACCCGAGCTGACCCATGTGCCGGGGTAGGTCGGCCCGGCTGCCCGAGTACACGGTACGGCCaccggacagcagcagcacgccggAACACATCGACAGGATCTCGAACGTGGGCGGCTGCAGCGTCATGATGACGATCCGGCCGGCACTGCACCACTGCCGCAGGTACTCTACCAGGAAGAAGGTGTCGaagatgtccatgt comes from the Anopheles coluzzii chromosome 2, AcolN3, whole genome shotgun sequence genome and includes:
- the LOC120950387 gene encoding ATP-binding cassette sub-family G member 8, coding for MELRKMSTAKQQQQLQQQHQQQQHQQQREDRRYSMPHGMHGTLPPGATDDLHAWSIYRQNLNSDFADSALGSSDKSPKPYASQYHQRDTAILNHPRYGPKQNPINSNMYTYLKFGLPRVFPPNGGQPMANGRPGRASSKANGRGRVNRGYRDSTGPGPGSSGYDSSDNETNRGRVPANLRKYRSESDFRAIGATNTSRPSSRAQGIPLAALKQANSRASIAGTHVYNPYATNLRHHNLRSQSEADLLAEWDYDDSPTYGETRLYPEEAMYATQSRRHSMAGLVYPNIQVHCLDVLPGLRGVSLQAKAGDLFAIMATAQREGTALVEALAGVRQRMAGEILVNGQQVNRRILRQLCGYVPALDAAPLDPRMSVQSTLSFAAALRGPYDRADLKERIDILVEDLGLTAVRSANVSRLTHSEKQRLNVACQLLTQASILLLDQTTINMDIFDTFFLVEYLRQWCSAGRIVIMTLQPPTFEILSMCSGVLLLSGGRTVYSGSRADLPRHMGQLGYPCPPFKNPADYYLDLVTLDDLSAAALLESSARIESLANSWDHVNSEPPLAAPVANLPEPTRSAGFFSQINALAKRYMTYKQPGSLLTWISRLILAAVLSLLIGCIFWDVPASDPQLNLNDRLGYHHCMMMVALWPLLLLQIRDVQEDRRHAEKDLKLGLYGRFLYMIIQSTLSVMPSLCIWLAYLLPAHSMAGLYSYTTNNDTGIYLYMGYMLLYLMAIQTIVLFIAHLVPCGVTASIVTTLVLLTMAAVGGFAVHVANVPDYLRWMELVAPQKWLTPLLTENEYSAETLASITSQQQCRNKQVQYTEIIVQQPCPPPNGTFVLADHQLLPRDHVLDAADMYTSTVLGLLLTCIVFFALTMFVFLLNCQSLMRKKSTGRSGKRV
- the LOC120952425 gene encoding protein D2-like, with protein sequence MALLLRVTVACGAVLALVTVRSQAANPTTEAFGRNEIVPDLIDVAPEQTIKITYPQSDVEVSLGNQLTPTQVKARPKLCWEVEPSALYTLLMADPDAPSRSNPEMRSWKHWLVGNIPGADVDAGDVLADYVGSGPPQGTGLHRYVFLVYKQPSRIVFNETVLSSRNPNRGKWNPAEFVKDYELGVPVAGNFYQAQYDDYVPELYATFTDTA
- the LOC120950288 gene encoding phosphatidylethanolamine-binding protein homolog F40A3.3-like translates to MSDFVRDMRNHKIVPDVVPVPPESLLHVTYPGGLRVNLGNILTPTEVKHVPEVAWPEAEPDAYYALVLTDPDAPSRTAPKFREWHHWLVVNIPGMDLAKGDTLSDYIGAAPPRKTGLHRYVFLLYRQNERIYYKESRLSNRSTQGRGKFSTHKFSEKYELGLPVAGNFFQAQFDDYVPKLYRQLGHFQNAF